The DNA window GCGGCAATGAGCAGGAGACATAACAATTCCAATGTCTTATGTCTGGGAGAGCGCTTTACGGGAGAAGATATGGCTCTGGAGATAGTTAGGGTCTGGATGCAGGAATCCTTTGAAGGCCATCGCCATGAAAGGCGAATTAGGCTACTTGATGATTACAATTTATGATTACAATTTGTAAACTTTCAGAATAGTGGTATAAAGCTGATTTTTGAACGAACTTACTTCTGTAATGGAGCGAAATTACGGATGAATTCTTTGGCGGTTATCGATCCCGAAATTTATGAGGTGCTGAAGAAAGAGGAAGAGCGCCAGAGGTCGAAGCTCGAACTAATTGCGAGTGAGAACTTTGTTAGCAGTGCCGTAAGGGAAGCTCAGGGTTCTGTTCTTACCAACAAATATGCGGAAGGCTATCCCGGACGCCGATATTACGGCGGATGCGAGTTCGTGGACATAGCTGAAACCCTTGCCATCGAAAGGGCCAAGAAGCTGTTCGGAGCCGAATACGCCAATGTTCAGCCCCATTCGGGTTCTCAGGCAAACATGGCCGTTTATTTCGCTCTGCTCAAGCCGGGTGACACCATCATGGGTATGGACCTGAGCCAGGGAGGACATCTCACCCACGGGAGCCCTGTAAGCTTTTCCGGTAGGCTCTATCGCGTGGTTTCTTACGGTGTAAGACCCGATACTGAGACGATAGACTATGATACGCTGGAAAAACTGGCTCTGGAGCATAAGCCGAGGCTTATAATAGCGGGAGCCAGTGCATATCCCCGAATTATAGATTTCGAAGCCTTCCGTTCCGTGTGTGATAGAGTAGGTGCATATCTCATGGTGGATATGGCCCACATTGCCGGTCTGGTTTCTGCAGGACTCCATCCAAATCCCGTACCTTACGCCGATGTGGTTA is part of the Thermodesulforhabdus norvegica genome and encodes:
- the glyA gene encoding serine hydroxymethyltransferase, giving the protein MNSLAVIDPEIYEVLKKEEERQRSKLELIASENFVSSAVREAQGSVLTNKYAEGYPGRRYYGGCEFVDIAETLAIERAKKLFGAEYANVQPHSGSQANMAVYFALLKPGDTIMGMDLSQGGHLTHGSPVSFSGRLYRVVSYGVRPDTETIDYDTLEKLALEHKPRLIIAGASAYPRIIDFEAFRSVCDRVGAYLMVDMAHIAGLVSAGLHPNPVPYADVVTSTTHKTLRGPRGGLILSHERYARLLDSQLFPGIQGGPLMHVIAAKAVAFKEAMTPEFKEYQRRILENSRALAAALVDKGYRLVSGGTDNHLILIDLRNKGITGKEAEEILDRAGITVNKNSIPFDPQKPGVTSGIRIGTPAVTTRGMGPEEMKEVASLIDEALMFRNDEVRIVRIRQKVKELCEAFPLHKSVTGNSE